In Nostoc sp. CENA543, a single genomic region encodes these proteins:
- a CDS encoding cation-translocating P-type ATPase, which yields MQLVPKTQLNPEKPPTREKILLDVGGMKCAGCVSAVERQLTQYPGVMSACVNLATEVAVVESETGAVDPEKLAEKLTASGFPTQPRNTSDKVAGKSTFQDSTERHHKQMRSAWRQLAIAAVLLLFSGIGHLGNFGSPILIALNNIWWHFGLATLALLIPGRPILIDGWLGWRRNAPNMNTLVGLGTLTAYTASVVALFFPQLGWECFFDEPVMMLGFILLGRTLEQQARGKAAAAFRQLLALQPQTARLIPNPDPENLSLGTNTVEIPAEQVKVGEWIQVLPGDKIPVDGEIRFGQTTIDEAMLTGESVPVIKQAGDTVTAGTINQSGAIAIQATRTGADTTLAHIVALVEAAQTRKAPVQKLADTVAGYFTYGVLTASALTFVFWYCFGTHIWPDVTINSGIEIMSHATHTTHHSPLPTPYSPLLISLKLAIAVMVVACPCALGLATPTAILVGTGIGAEKGLLIKGGDVLEKVHKLNTVVFDKTGTLTTGNPQVTDCIVLGNWEIRQGGREQGARERNMSLSLPAPCPNSSSMPHALIQLAAAVESGTYHPLAKAIQQEAQRLNLEIPEAKDFHTEPGLGVSALVNNETVLLGNWEWLSWHGVVIDEAAQQTANQLATEGKTVVGVAVAGSLAGVIGVQDTLRDDAHSTVKQLRQMGLRVMLLSGDRPEAASAIAQKLGIEQNDAIAGVPPSKKAAVIQELQNQSQHPIAMIGDGINDAPALSQADVGIALHSGTDVAMETAQIVLMSDRLSDVVQAISLSRATFNKIRQNLFWAFAYNTIGIPLAAGVLLPHWGFVLSPSGAAALMAFSSVSVVTNSVLLRRFTHY from the coding sequence ATGCAACTTGTCCCGAAAACTCAGCTTAACCCAGAAAAACCCCCAACCAGAGAAAAAATTCTGTTAGATGTTGGGGGTATGAAGTGTGCTGGTTGTGTGAGTGCAGTAGAAAGACAACTCACTCAATATCCAGGAGTCATGAGTGCTTGTGTGAATCTGGCTACAGAGGTAGCTGTTGTAGAGTCGGAAACTGGTGCTGTAGATCCAGAAAAACTGGCCGAGAAACTGACTGCAAGCGGATTCCCTACTCAACCCCGCAACACTAGCGACAAAGTAGCAGGCAAATCCACATTCCAAGATTCCACAGAACGACACCACAAACAAATGCGTTCGGCTTGGCGGCAGTTAGCGATCGCGGCGGTGTTATTGTTGTTTTCAGGTATCGGACATTTGGGTAACTTCGGTAGCCCCATATTAATCGCACTAAATAACATTTGGTGGCATTTTGGTTTAGCTACCCTAGCATTATTAATTCCTGGTCGCCCGATTTTAATCGATGGTTGGTTGGGTTGGCGACGCAATGCACCCAACATGAATACTTTAGTAGGATTGGGAACTCTCACAGCCTATACAGCGAGCGTAGTGGCTTTGTTTTTTCCCCAATTAGGTTGGGAGTGCTTTTTTGATGAACCAGTGATGATGCTGGGCTTTATCCTCTTGGGAAGAACCTTAGAACAGCAAGCTAGAGGTAAAGCCGCCGCCGCCTTTAGACAACTACTAGCACTCCAACCCCAAACAGCCAGATTGATTCCCAACCCAGATCCAGAAAATCTCAGTCTGGGAACAAACACCGTCGAAATTCCCGCCGAACAAGTCAAAGTTGGGGAATGGATACAAGTTTTACCAGGAGATAAAATCCCCGTCGATGGGGAAATCCGTTTTGGACAGACAACCATAGATGAGGCGATGCTGACTGGGGAATCTGTGCCGGTGATTAAACAAGCAGGAGATACAGTCACCGCAGGCACAATTAACCAATCAGGCGCGATCGCTATCCAAGCCACCCGTACTGGTGCTGACACTACTTTAGCCCACATCGTCGCCCTAGTAGAAGCAGCCCAAACCCGCAAAGCCCCAGTCCAGAAATTAGCCGACACCGTAGCAGGCTACTTTACCTACGGCGTATTAACCGCCTCAGCCTTGACTTTTGTGTTTTGGTATTGCTTCGGCACTCATATTTGGCCTGATGTCACCATCAACAGTGGCATAGAAATTATGAGTCACGCCACCCACACCACCCACCATTCTCCACTCCCCACCCCCTATTCTCCACTGCTGATTAGTTTAAAACTGGCGATCGCCGTTATGGTTGTCGCCTGTCCCTGTGCTTTAGGACTCGCCACACCCACAGCCATCTTAGTTGGTACAGGCATAGGTGCAGAAAAAGGTTTATTAATCAAAGGTGGCGACGTTTTAGAAAAAGTCCACAAACTCAACACCGTAGTCTTTGATAAAACCGGTACACTCACCACAGGTAATCCCCAAGTTACCGATTGTATTGTCTTGGGGAATTGGGAAATAAGGCAGGGGGGCAGGGAGCAGGGAGCAAGGGAGAGAAATATGTCCCTATCTCTCCCTGCTCCCTGCCCCAACTCCTCTTCTATGCCCCATGCCCTCATACAATTAGCAGCCGCCGTAGAAAGTGGCACTTACCATCCCTTAGCTAAAGCTATTCAGCAGGAAGCACAGCGTTTAAATTTAGAGATTCCAGAGGCTAAAGATTTCCACACTGAGCCAGGCTTGGGTGTATCGGCACTGGTAAATAATGAAACTGTCCTGTTGGGGAACTGGGAATGGTTGAGTTGGCATGGAGTTGTCATTGATGAGGCCGCACAACAGACAGCTAATCAGTTAGCAACAGAGGGTAAAACCGTTGTGGGTGTGGCTGTGGCGGGGAGTTTGGCAGGCGTGATTGGTGTGCAAGATACCCTCAGAGATGATGCTCATAGCACCGTTAAACAATTGCGTCAAATGGGTTTGCGGGTGATGCTTTTGAGTGGCGATCGCCCAGAAGCCGCCAGTGCGATCGCCCAAAAATTAGGTATAGAACAAAATGATGCGATCGCTGGTGTTCCCCCTAGTAAGAAAGCTGCCGTTATTCAAGAACTCCAAAACCAATCTCAACATCCCATTGCCATGATTGGTGATGGTATTAATGATGCACCTGCATTATCCCAAGCCGATGTCGGCATTGCTTTACATTCCGGTACAGATGTCGCAATGGAAACTGCTCAAATTGTCCTGATGAGCGATCGCTTAAGTGATGTGGTACAAGCAATTTCCCTCAGCCGTGCCACTTTCAACAAGATTCGCCAGAATTTATTTTGGGCATTTGCTTACAATACCATCGGTATTCCTTTGGCAGCCGGCGTATTATTACCACACTGGGGTTTTGTTCTTAGTCCTTCTGGTGCTGCGGCTCTTATGGCTTTTAGTTCCGTCAGCGTAGTCACTAATTCCGTATTATTACGACGTTTTACCCATTATTAG
- a CDS encoding FHA domain-containing protein codes for MIGNDTHKIRTHQNFHDFGNSLSMAAETQESHLLILEDDQGRKEFTLENTIYSIGRDRDSNIRLVSQFVSRRHATLVRLPRQHNSQSYYYRIVDGDGKGKPSANGFMINGRKMPAHDLQNEDEIVFGPKVRAIYYLLKNTQRSGQTDASEYDITLINPSMAEDMEEI; via the coding sequence ATGATAGGTAACGATACTCACAAAATTAGAACTCATCAAAATTTCCACGATTTTGGTAACAGTTTATCAATGGCAGCAGAAACCCAGGAAAGTCACCTACTAATTTTGGAAGATGATCAAGGTCGTAAAGAATTTACCCTAGAAAATACTATCTACTCTATTGGTAGAGACCGTGATTCAAATATCCGTTTAGTGTCTCAATTTGTCTCTCGTCGCCATGCTACATTGGTGAGACTGCCCAGGCAACATAACTCTCAAAGCTACTATTACCGGATTGTAGATGGTGATGGCAAAGGTAAACCTAGTGCTAATGGCTTCATGATTAACGGGCGGAAAATGCCAGCCCATGATTTGCAAAATGAAGATGAAATTGTTTTTGGGCCTAAAGTCCGTGCCATCTATTATTTGTTAAAAAACACTCAGCGTTCTGGACAAACGGATGCTAGTGAGTATGATATTACACTGATTAACCCCAGTATGGCTGAGGATATGGAGGAAATTTAA
- a CDS encoding late competence development ComFB family protein, with translation MSIEKIVEQALQDGYLTPAMEAEVGRICDNASELSIEEYMALDKLMGALLTGEVVAVPRKQFINVMEELVLTEAIARVAEIEATSESSIDVGDIAAYALNRLPPLYATTEEGANYQRQRARAELQELISQQVHEAINRNLVQPNDNRTPIPSKTTGNEILRQVSSLLQVYAPNFEQKSSL, from the coding sequence ATGAGTATTGAAAAAATTGTAGAACAAGCTCTCCAGGATGGTTATCTCACACCAGCAATGGAAGCGGAAGTTGGACGTATCTGTGATAACGCTTCAGAACTCTCAATTGAAGAGTATATGGCGTTAGATAAATTGATGGGAGCATTATTAACTGGTGAGGTAGTGGCCGTACCTCGCAAACAATTTATCAACGTCATGGAAGAATTGGTGTTAACGGAAGCGATCGCTCGCGTGGCGGAAATTGAAGCTACTAGCGAAAGTTCCATCGATGTGGGTGATATCGCCGCCTATGCCCTCAACCGTCTCCCACCCCTATACGCCACAACTGAAGAAGGTGCTAATTATCAACGTCAACGCGCTAGGGCTGAACTGCAAGAGTTAATCTCTCAGCAAGTCCATGAAGCTATTAACCGTAACCTTGTTCAGCCTAACGACAACAGAACCCCCATTCCCAGTAAAACTACTGGTAATGAGATTTTACGCCAAGTTAGTAGTTTACTGCAAGTCTATGCACCTAACTTTGAGCAGAAATCTTCACTGTAG
- a CDS encoding M23 family metallopeptidase, whose product MAIADSPLTSQKNLLSSNIKGDTSNNHHLINLFIGLCAVFPVIVSSPVAALEVQISPAKPRLGDTISVLINVDNAESSTTPEVVVGQKTYPVYPIAANQYRTFIPTTPLEKPGTRTVKVVGDGQVKNLAIWVSNRKFNVQRITLPPGKSASGATEYELNRVAAFKALQTPQKFWNGKFIAPNKGRLSTPYGVRRYYNGKFANDYYHRGLDYAGAAGSPVIAPAAGKVALVGTVSQGFRVHGNVVGVDHGQGVVSIFMHLSRINVKEGDIVKAGQLIGAVGSTGASTGPHLHWGLYVNGQSVDPTSWRTQTKE is encoded by the coding sequence ATGGCTATTGCAGATTCTCCCCTAACTTCTCAAAAAAATTTACTCTCTAGCAACATCAAAGGAGATACATCAAACAATCATCATCTGATCAATCTATTTATTGGCTTGTGTGCGGTTTTCCCTGTGATTGTTTCCTCACCTGTCGCCGCTTTAGAAGTACAGATCAGTCCCGCTAAACCTCGCTTGGGAGATACTATATCTGTATTAATCAATGTAGATAATGCAGAAAGTTCAACTACCCCAGAAGTAGTTGTGGGACAAAAAACTTATCCAGTTTACCCAATTGCAGCCAACCAATACCGTACTTTTATCCCCACAACTCCCTTAGAAAAACCCGGTACTAGAACAGTCAAAGTTGTTGGTGATGGACAAGTCAAAAACCTGGCTATTTGGGTAAGTAATCGGAAGTTTAATGTACAGCGTATTACCTTACCTCCTGGAAAATCTGCTAGCGGGGCTACTGAATACGAACTCAATCGCGTAGCTGCTTTTAAAGCCCTACAAACACCGCAAAAGTTTTGGAATGGTAAATTTATTGCCCCAAACAAAGGACGACTCAGCACTCCTTATGGTGTACGTCGTTACTATAATGGTAAATTCGCCAATGATTACTACCATCGAGGTTTAGACTACGCTGGTGCCGCAGGTTCTCCTGTCATCGCCCCCGCCGCAGGTAAAGTGGCGTTAGTTGGTACAGTATCTCAGGGATTTCGGGTGCATGGAAATGTAGTTGGGGTTGATCACGGCCAAGGAGTTGTCAGTATTTTTATGCACCTTAGTCGTATCAATGTCAAAGAGGGTGATATAGTCAAGGCTGGACAGTTAATTGGTGCGGTTGGCTCAACAGGTGCGTCTACCGGGCCTCATTTACATTGGGGTTTGTATGTCAATGGACAGTCTGTTGATCCGACATCTTGGCGGACTCAAACTAAGGAATAG
- a CDS encoding LD-carboxypeptidase, producing the protein MTKTKRRQFLQTLSLATLATQIPQLTVYGQLSPNNIIKPPRLKVGDTVGLVAPAGIFDHQYIEKVQQHLTKLGLKTKLGKHIFDRYGYLAGKDRDRAQDLNDMFADNSVAAILAIRGGWGCNRILPLLNYPLIRSHAKIFMGYSDITALLLAINARSRIMTFHGPVATSTWTPFMLDYLQRIFFDAQAVTLKNTNSPEGQVQTITSGKAKGKLVGGNLSVLCAMVGSPYLPSWYNSILFVEDTNEDIYRVDRMLTQLKNAGILNQIAGFIFGQCSDCSLGDEPSLTLMQVLQDHILPLGIPAWYGSMIGHIQDKFILPVGTPVEIDATLGTIELLEAAVL; encoded by the coding sequence ATGACTAAAACCAAACGCCGTCAATTTTTGCAAACTCTTAGTTTAGCTACCTTGGCTACCCAAATTCCTCAACTTACTGTTTATGGTCAATTGTCACCTAACAATATTATTAAACCGCCACGCCTGAAGGTGGGTGATACTGTGGGATTAGTCGCACCGGCGGGGATTTTTGACCATCAATATATTGAAAAAGTACAGCAACACTTAACCAAATTAGGATTAAAAACCAAGCTAGGTAAACATATTTTTGATCGCTACGGCTATTTAGCAGGGAAAGACCGCGATCGCGCCCAAGATTTAAATGATATGTTTGCAGATAATTCAGTCGCAGCTATTCTCGCTATCCGTGGCGGTTGGGGTTGTAATCGAATTTTACCCTTACTCAACTATCCCTTAATTCGCTCCCACGCAAAAATTTTCATGGGCTATAGCGATATCACTGCTTTATTGTTAGCTATTAATGCCCGTAGCCGAATTATGACTTTTCACGGCCCAGTCGCTACATCAACCTGGACTCCCTTTATGTTGGACTATCTCCAGCGCATTTTCTTTGATGCTCAAGCTGTTACACTCAAAAATACTAACTCTCCAGAAGGACAAGTACAAACCATCACATCGGGAAAAGCCAAAGGTAAGCTTGTCGGTGGTAACTTATCAGTCCTGTGTGCAATGGTAGGTTCACCCTACCTACCCTCTTGGTACAACAGTATTTTGTTTGTAGAAGATACCAACGAAGATATCTACCGAGTAGACCGGATGTTAACACAACTAAAAAACGCTGGTATACTCAACCAAATCGCCGGCTTTATTTTTGGTCAATGTAGTGATTGTAGCCTGGGTGATGAACCATCACTGACATTAATGCAGGTGTTGCAAGACCACATCCTCCCTTTGGGAATTCCAGCTTGGTACGGGTCGATGATCGGTCATATTCAGGACAAATTTATTTTACCAGTGGGAACACCAGTAGAAATTGATGCCACATTGGGAACAATCGAGCTATTAGAAGCCGCAGTCTTATAA
- a CDS encoding response regulator yields the protein MPIDSLEQGVILIVDDTPINLEMLFDVLANAGYTVLVAEDGESALARAEYAPPDLILLDILMPGIDGFETCHRLKSNELTKDIPVIFMTALSETGEKVKGLSLGAVDYITKPLQHEEVLARVNIHLKLRNLTKQLQAQNQRLAEEIKERIQAENKLREQAALLDIITDAVLVIDLNQHICFWNQGAENLYGWQAQEVIGKSVSQLICTQANFPQLQHIIDSLDTDDSWQGELHQVTRQGGKIIVASRWNVMRDQNGKPQSILTVNTDITEKKQLESQFLRAQRLESIGTLAGGIAHDLNNILTPILTAAQLLQIKLPDVDDRSQRMFQTIESNAKRGAALVKQVLQFTRGVEGKRTIVQINYLFSEIKQIVQETFPKSIKFSTKIQPELWTVIGDATNLHQVLMNLVVNARDAMPKGGNLSLCAENLFIDEHYARMNLDANIGSYIVISITDTGTGIESEILDRIFEPFFTTKDVGKGTGLGLSTVQGIIKSHHGFIKVNSELGKGTQFQIFLPAVEAAVTARADNLELFKGNGELILVVDDEVQILETTAISLEAYNYQVLTASDGVEAIALYAQHQDKINLVLIDMMMPAMDGHATIQALQKINPFVKIVAVSGLVNSHQLAKNLQVKKLLAKPYTQKELLTTLHGILAQESKNTARNLLNKRG from the coding sequence ATGCCTATTGATTCACTTGAGCAAGGTGTCATCCTCATCGTTGATGACACTCCCATCAATTTAGAAATGCTGTTTGATGTTCTAGCTAATGCTGGATACACAGTATTAGTTGCAGAAGATGGTGAAAGTGCTTTAGCAAGGGCTGAATATGCTCCACCTGATTTGATTCTTCTAGATATTCTTATGCCCGGAATAGACGGTTTTGAAACTTGTCACCGCTTAAAAAGTAATGAATTAACTAAAGATATTCCGGTCATTTTTATGACTGCCCTTTCAGAAACAGGAGAAAAAGTTAAAGGCTTAAGTCTAGGAGCAGTAGACTACATTACCAAACCATTACAACATGAAGAAGTATTAGCCCGTGTCAACATTCACCTCAAACTACGCAATCTAACAAAACAACTACAAGCACAAAATCAACGTTTAGCAGAAGAAATCAAAGAGCGAATCCAAGCAGAAAATAAATTAAGAGAACAAGCAGCTTTATTAGATATCATTACTGATGCTGTGCTGGTAATAGACTTAAATCAGCATATATGTTTCTGGAATCAGGGAGCAGAAAATTTATATGGCTGGCAAGCTCAAGAAGTAATTGGTAAAAGTGTTAGTCAATTAATATGTACACAAGCAAATTTTCCTCAATTGCAACATATCATTGATAGTTTAGATACCGATGATTCTTGGCAAGGTGAACTGCATCAAGTAACTCGGCAAGGTGGAAAAATTATTGTTGCTAGTCGTTGGAATGTGATGCGTGATCAAAATGGAAAACCGCAATCAATCCTGACAGTTAACACTGATATTACAGAGAAAAAGCAACTGGAAAGTCAGTTTCTCCGCGCTCAAAGATTAGAGAGTATTGGCACATTAGCAGGTGGGATTGCTCATGACTTAAATAATATCCTGACCCCGATTTTAACAGCTGCCCAACTATTACAAATTAAACTTCCCGATGTTGACGATCGCTCTCAACGCATGTTTCAAACTATCGAATCTAACGCAAAACGTGGTGCAGCCTTAGTTAAGCAAGTATTGCAGTTTACCCGTGGCGTTGAAGGTAAGCGCACAATTGTTCAAATTAACTACTTGTTTTCCGAAATTAAACAAATTGTCCAAGAAACATTTCCTAAATCTATTAAATTTTCCACAAAAATTCAACCAGAACTTTGGACAGTCATCGGTGATGCCACTAATTTACATCAGGTACTCATGAACCTAGTAGTTAATGCCCGTGATGCCATGCCAAAAGGTGGTAATTTAAGCCTGTGTGCAGAAAATTTATTTATTGATGAACACTATGCCCGCATGAATCTTGATGCTAATATCGGCTCTTACATTGTTATTTCTATTACAGATACAGGTACGGGCATAGAATCGGAAATTCTCGATAGAATATTTGAGCCATTTTTTACAACTAAAGATGTGGGTAAAGGTACAGGGCTAGGTTTATCAACTGTACAAGGTATTATCAAAAGTCATCACGGTTTTATTAAAGTTAACAGCGAACTAGGGAAAGGTACACAATTTCAAATATTTTTACCAGCAGTAGAAGCAGCAGTCACTGCACGCGCAGATAACTTAGAACTATTCAAAGGTAACGGTGAATTAATTTTAGTCGTTGATGACGAAGTGCAAATTCTCGAAACAACCGCCATCTCACTAGAAGCTTACAACTACCAAGTATTGACTGCTAGTGATGGAGTAGAGGCGATCGCACTCTATGCCCAACACCAAGATAAAATCAACTTAGTCCTCATAGACATGATGATGCCTGCTATGGATGGTCATGCCACCATTCAAGCCTTACAAAAAATCAATCCCTTCGTCAAAATTGTAGCTGTCAGTGGTTTAGTAAACAGTCATCAACTAGCAAAAAATTTACAAGTTAAAAAACTACTTGCCAAACCATATACACAAAAAGAATTGTTAACTACGTTACACGGTATACTTGCCCAGGAATCAAAAAACACTGCCAGGAATTTGTTAAACAAGAGAGGTTAG